Proteins encoded within one genomic window of Brachybacterium avium:
- a CDS encoding DUF5679 domain-containing protein, with the protein MADETYAGEFYCVKCREKREAEGNVVVSNGRRMAKAVCPECGTKLNRILGKA; encoded by the coding sequence ATGGCCGACGAGACCTATGCCGGAGAGTTCTACTGCGTCAAGTGCCGTGAGAAGCGGGAGGCCGAGGGCAACGTCGTCGTCTCCAACGGTCGCCGCATGGCCAAGGCCGTGTGCCCGGAGTGCGGCACCAAGCTGAACCGGATCCTCGGCAAGGCCTGA